A window of Staphylococcus sp. 17KM0847 contains these coding sequences:
- a CDS encoding valine--tRNA ligase, whose product MDMQTKYNPQEVEAGRYQKWLDDERFKPTGDVEKPTYTIVIPPPNVTGKLHLGHAWDTTLQDIITRMKRMQGYDTLYLPGMDHAGIATQAKVEAKMREEGISRHDIGREKFLEKAWEWKDEYAAFIRQQWAKLGLGLDYSRERFTLDEGLSKAVRKVFVDMYNKGLIYRGERIINWDPEARTALSDIEVIHEDVNGKFYHFKYPYADGEGYIEIATTRPETMLGDTAIVVNPDDERYQDVIGKEVILPIVGRTLPILADDYVDQAFGSGAMKVTPAHDPNDFEIGNRHDLERIVVMDESGKMNDKAGKYAGMDRFECRQQLVQDLEAEGLVIKIEDHVHSVGHSERSGAVVEPYLSTQWFVKMKPLAQQSLDNQKTEGRIEFVPARFEKTFNRWMEEIRDWTISRQLWWGHQIPAWYHNETGELYVGMEEPEDIENWTQDEDVLDTWFSSALWPFSTLNWPDEEAADFKRYYPTNVLVTGYDIIFFWVARMIFQGLEFTGQRPFNDVLLHGLVRAEDGRKMSKSLGNGVDPMDVIDQYGADSLRYFLATGSSPGHDLRYSTEKVESVWNFINKIWNAARFSLMNIGEDFRFEDIDLTQGLSVADQWILTRLNETIDTVTQLSEKYEFGEVGRVLYNFIWDEFCDWYIEMSKIPMNGDDEQQKNVTRSVLSYTLDRTMRLLHPFMPFVTEHIWQNVPHQGESIVTSAWPTVNQDLMFPESKDVMEQLVEIIKSVRQSRLEVNTPLSKEIPIIIQAKNADVQALLETNKNYLERFCNPSTLMIATEVEVPEKAMTSVVGAGEVILPLEGLIDMDKEIARLEKDLEKWQKELDRVHKKLANENFVNKAPENVIQEEREKQVKYQEKYDGVKARIEQLKA is encoded by the coding sequence ATGGATATGCAAACAAAGTACAATCCACAAGAGGTAGAAGCAGGTCGCTATCAAAAGTGGTTAGATGATGAACGTTTTAAACCAACTGGAGATGTAGAGAAACCAACATATACAATTGTTATTCCACCACCCAATGTTACAGGAAAGTTACATTTAGGTCATGCATGGGATACAACGTTACAAGATATTATTACACGTATGAAACGTATGCAAGGTTATGACACACTATACTTACCAGGTATGGATCATGCGGGTATTGCGACACAAGCCAAAGTAGAAGCGAAAATGCGTGAAGAAGGGATTTCACGTCACGATATAGGTCGGGAAAAGTTTTTAGAGAAAGCATGGGAATGGAAAGATGAATATGCAGCATTCATTCGTCAACAATGGGCAAAGCTTGGTTTAGGATTAGACTATTCACGTGAGCGCTTTACTTTAGATGAAGGTTTAAGTAAAGCAGTACGTAAAGTTTTTGTAGATATGTATAATAAGGGATTAATCTATCGTGGTGAGCGCATCATTAACTGGGATCCAGAAGCAAGAACGGCACTTTCTGATATTGAAGTGATTCACGAAGATGTGAACGGTAAGTTTTATCACTTTAAATATCCCTATGCGGATGGTGAAGGCTATATTGAGATTGCGACGACACGACCTGAAACAATGCTCGGCGATACAGCAATAGTCGTTAACCCTGACGATGAACGTTATCAAGATGTTATTGGTAAAGAAGTCATCTTGCCTATCGTTGGACGTACGTTACCGATATTAGCGGATGACTATGTTGATCAGGCATTTGGTAGTGGTGCGATGAAAGTGACGCCAGCACACGACCCTAATGATTTTGAAATTGGAAATCGCCATGACTTAGAGCGTATTGTTGTAATGGATGAGTCAGGTAAGATGAACGATAAAGCAGGCAAATATGCAGGAATGGATCGCTTTGAGTGCCGCCAACAACTTGTTCAAGATCTTGAGGCAGAAGGATTAGTCATCAAAATTGAAGATCACGTTCATTCTGTTGGCCATTCTGAACGTAGTGGTGCAGTGGTAGAACCTTATTTATCGACACAATGGTTTGTCAAAATGAAGCCACTTGCGCAACAATCATTAGACAATCAAAAAACAGAAGGACGTATTGAGTTTGTTCCAGCACGATTTGAAAAAACATTTAATCGTTGGATGGAAGAAATTCGTGACTGGACGATTTCGCGTCAGTTGTGGTGGGGACATCAAATTCCTGCATGGTATCATAATGAAACCGGAGAACTATACGTAGGTATGGAAGAACCTGAAGACATAGAAAATTGGACACAAGACGAAGACGTATTGGATACATGGTTTTCAAGTGCGTTATGGCCATTTTCAACTTTAAATTGGCCAGATGAGGAAGCTGCAGATTTCAAACGTTATTATCCAACAAATGTGTTAGTAACGGGCTATGATATTATTTTCTTCTGGGTTGCACGCATGATCTTTCAAGGTTTAGAATTTACAGGACAAAGACCGTTTAATGATGTATTGTTACATGGTCTTGTACGTGCTGAAGATGGACGTAAAATGAGTAAGTCACTCGGTAATGGTGTTGATCCAATGGATGTGATCGATCAGTATGGTGCAGATAGTTTAAGATATTTCTTAGCAACAGGTTCATCGCCGGGTCATGATTTACGTTATTCTACTGAAAAAGTGGAATCTGTTTGGAACTTTATTAATAAAATATGGAATGCTGCTCGATTCAGTTTGATGAATATTGGAGAAGATTTTCGATTTGAAGATATTGATTTGACACAAGGCTTATCAGTTGCTGATCAATGGATATTAACACGTTTAAATGAAACGATTGATACGGTCACACAGCTCAGTGAGAAATATGAGTTCGGTGAAGTCGGACGTGTCCTTTACAACTTCATTTGGGATGAATTCTGTGACTGGTATATTGAAATGAGTAAAATCCCGATGAATGGTGATGACGAGCAACAAAAAAATGTGACACGCTCAGTGTTGAGTTATACATTGGATCGTACGATGAGATTGTTACATCCATTTATGCCATTTGTAACAGAACATATTTGGCAGAATGTTCCACACCAAGGTGAATCGATTGTGACAAGTGCTTGGCCAACAGTCAATCAAGACTTAATGTTCCCAGAGAGTAAAGACGTAATGGAACAACTCGTTGAAATCATTAAATCTGTACGTCAATCTCGTTTAGAAGTCAATACACCGTTATCTAAAGAAATTCCAATTATCATTCAAGCTAAAAACGCAGATGTACAAGCATTATTAGAAACAAATAAAAACTATTTAGAACGTTTTTGTAATCCAAGTACTTTGATGATTGCCACAGAAGTTGAAGTGCCGGAAAAAGCGATGACATCTGTTGTTGGAGCAGGTGAAGTGATTTTACCACTTGAAGGCTTAATTGATATGGATAAAGAGATTGCACGTTTGGAAAAAGACTTAGAAAAATGGCAAAAAGAACTTGATCGCGTGCATAAAAAGTTAGCAAATGAAAACTTTGTAAATAAAGCACCTGAAAATGTCATTCAAGAAGAGAGAGAAAAACAGGTGAAATACCAAGAAAAATATGATGGTGTAAAAGCCAGAATTGAACAATTAAAGGCTTAG
- a CDS encoding folylpolyglutamate synthase/dihydrofolate synthase family protein codes for MNYLDSLYWIHERTKFGIKPGVKRMEWMLEQLGHPEQHIQAIHVGGTNGKGSTVAYLRDALVMNDYQVGTFTSPYIETFNERISLNGMPISNDDIVELVARVKPVSEAMEQETELGVATEFEIITAMMYLYFGEIHPVDFVIVEAGLGVKNDSTNVITPILSILTSIGLDHTDILGQTYLDIAKDKSAIIKEGVPVVYAVKNEEALKYMRDTAEMLHAKALEFDRDILIVSEDDEFTYRYKEYELENIALNMLGEHQKENASLAITALLELKEQGLIRIDFNKMIDAIEHVRWTGRIERVSTEPLIIIDGAHNKESVDALVDTIEKYYRLEKVDVLFAAITGKPIQHMLQAFNPLANHIYVTDFNFPKALPARQLLDEINSDNKSVVDDYVSFIKNYKGEALLITGSLYFISEVKTKLGYL; via the coding sequence ATGAATTATCTTGATAGTTTATATTGGATCCATGAACGTACGAAATTTGGTATTAAGCCCGGTGTTAAACGAATGGAATGGATGTTAGAACAACTGGGACACCCTGAGCAACATATTCAAGCCATTCATGTTGGTGGCACGAATGGAAAAGGTTCTACCGTTGCATATTTGCGAGATGCATTAGTAATGAATGATTATCAAGTCGGTACATTCACATCACCCTATATTGAAACATTCAACGAGCGTATCAGTTTGAATGGTATGCCTATTTCGAATGACGATATTGTAGAATTGGTTGCCCGTGTTAAACCAGTAAGTGAAGCGATGGAACAAGAAACAGAGCTGGGTGTTGCTACAGAGTTTGAAATTATCACTGCCATGATGTACCTTTATTTTGGTGAAATACATCCCGTTGATTTTGTGATTGTTGAAGCGGGATTAGGTGTGAAAAACGACTCAACCAATGTGATCACACCGATACTTAGTATTTTGACGAGTATCGGTTTAGATCACACAGATATTCTAGGGCAAACTTATTTAGACATCGCAAAGGACAAAAGTGCAATTATTAAAGAGGGCGTTCCTGTTGTTTATGCAGTTAAAAATGAGGAAGCGTTAAAATATATGCGAGATACTGCAGAAATGCTGCACGCTAAAGCGTTAGAGTTTGATCGTGACATTTTAATTGTCTCAGAAGATGATGAATTTACTTATCGCTATAAAGAATATGAACTTGAAAATATCGCTTTAAATATGCTAGGAGAGCACCAAAAAGAAAATGCATCTTTAGCTATTACAGCATTGCTCGAATTGAAGGAGCAAGGTTTGATTCGTATTGACTTTAACAAAATGATTGATGCCATCGAACATGTACGCTGGACAGGCAGAATTGAACGTGTATCGACAGAGCCATTGATTATTATTGATGGGGCACATAATAAAGAGAGTGTAGACGCGTTAGTCGATACGATAGAAAAATATTATCGACTAGAAAAGGTAGATGTGTTGTTTGCGGCAATTACAGGAAAGCCTATTCAGCATATGCTACAAGCATTCAATCCATTAGCCAATCATATTTATGTGACAGATTTCAACTTTCCAAAAGCTTTACCAGCGCGTCAACTTTTAGATGAAATTAATAGTGATAACAAGTCAGTTGTAGATGATTATGTATCGTTTATTAAAAATTATAAAGGTGAGGCATTACTCATAACAGGTAGCTTATATTTTATTAGTGAAGTGAAAACAAAGTTAGGTTACTTATAA
- a CDS encoding A24 family peptidase, with protein sequence MGSCVMSFLMFVAEVRMISFDLFFKRSICQCCQRRLIWLDLIPIVSFIFLKGRCRYCNQHIPLKLLIAEIMGGTLTLIPFYFPLYLHLNIFYITAFILLTLSFVDIERLVIPHRFLILLLFSNALLLWPTSISFIQYSLLFIMIVCSYLFNSYIGMGDFKLLCVLIILFPPLFIAFIIWLMFPLGVLVMLGLRCLGLLHLPYVPLVPAICISFICTAIMYPQFVFFIGGTI encoded by the coding sequence ATGGGGAGTTGTGTAATGAGTTTTCTTATGTTTGTTGCAGAAGTACGTATGATTTCTTTTGATTTGTTTTTTAAGCGATCCATATGTCAATGTTGTCAGCGACGTTTAATATGGCTGGATCTCATACCCATTGTGAGTTTTATTTTTCTCAAAGGGCGTTGTCGTTATTGTAATCAGCACATTCCATTAAAATTACTCATCGCTGAAATTATGGGCGGCACACTCACACTTATCCCATTTTATTTTCCACTATATCTCCACCTGAATATTTTTTATATCACTGCTTTTATTTTATTAACCTTATCTTTTGTAGATATAGAACGCCTTGTTATTCCGCACCGCTTTCTGATTTTATTGTTATTTTCCAATGCATTATTATTATGGCCCACCTCTATATCATTCATACAATATAGTTTACTATTTATCATGATTGTATGTAGCTACTTATTCAATAGCTATATCGGAATGGGTGACTTTAAACTACTGTGCGTCTTAATTATATTATTTCCACCATTGTTTATTGCATTCATAATATGGTTGATGTTTCCATTAGGTGTATTAGTAATGCTAGGATTGCGATGCTTGGGTTTATTACATCTTCCTTATGTCCCACTTGTTCCAGCAATATGCATAAGTTTTATTTGTACTGCAATAATGTACCCACAATTCGTATTTTTTATAGGAGGAACGATATAA
- the radC gene encoding DNA repair protein RadC, producing the protein MSRIHDLSHQEKPKERLLTYGAQSLSNTELLAILINTGRIGCSSLDIASHLLSQYKTLIALKNLTLVELTSVKGIGQNKAVTLMAAFELSRRMFTERHHEQSEAIQSPDQVAALFDAVMKSYNQEHFIVLVLNTKHQIIHKKTLFIGTLNSAVIHPREVFSVAVKWSAHAIIVVHNHPSGDPTPSPADIQTTKRLVVCGEAMGIDVLDHIVIGDGRFVSIMSDYEIED; encoded by the coding sequence ATGAGCCGTATTCATGATTTGTCACATCAAGAAAAACCTAAAGAACGTTTGTTGACATATGGTGCACAGTCCTTATCTAATACAGAATTACTCGCAATTTTAATCAATACAGGACGTATCGGTTGTTCCAGTCTAGATATTGCGTCCCACTTATTAAGTCAGTATAAGACTTTAATCGCTTTAAAAAATTTAACATTAGTAGAGTTAACTTCTGTAAAAGGCATTGGACAAAACAAAGCAGTTACGCTTATGGCAGCATTTGAGTTGAGTAGGAGGATGTTTACTGAGCGTCACCATGAGCAGTCAGAAGCGATCCAATCTCCGGATCAAGTTGCGGCATTGTTTGATGCAGTGATGAAAAGTTATAATCAGGAGCATTTTATTGTGCTTGTTTTGAATACGAAACATCAAATTATTCATAAGAAAACATTGTTTATAGGGACTTTGAATAGTGCGGTCATTCATCCTAGAGAGGTTTTTAGTGTGGCAGTGAAATGGTCAGCACATGCAATTATTGTTGTTCATAATCATCCTTCAGGCGACCCAACACCTTCGCCCGCTGATATACAAACAACAAAACGTTTAGTCGTTTGTGGCGAAGCGATGGGTATAGATGTTTTGGATCATATTGTGATAGGGGATGGTCGTTTTGTTTCTATTATGAGTGACTATGAAATAGAAGATTGA
- a CDS encoding DUF4930 family protein, translated as MKTIKRIIKAFIVLFLLSTLIVVSLKYLPGIKDQPWNPLNDKPVIQSVDESGLEVPIDGRNYVLKDNDLFRNVPRSQSRHIFNWIDKVEFMQVNELQRLGYDDTYLIAERDFQFILYRFGDHTMRVYTTEHDLQSDLYQMGHQLDMLPITSYMSKNDIDNE; from the coding sequence GTGAAAACAATTAAACGTATCATTAAAGCTTTTATTGTATTATTTTTACTAAGTACCCTTATAGTTGTTTCTTTAAAGTATCTGCCCGGTATTAAGGACCAGCCATGGAATCCATTGAATGATAAACCCGTTATACAAAGTGTCGATGAATCGGGACTTGAGGTACCTATTGATGGACGTAATTACGTGTTGAAGGATAATGATTTATTTCGTAATGTGCCTAGAAGTCAAAGCCGCCATATATTTAATTGGATTGATAAAGTTGAATTTATGCAAGTGAATGAACTGCAAAGATTAGGTTATGATGATACATACCTTATTGCTGAACGAGATTTTCAGTTTATTTTATATCGATTTGGAGATCATACAATGCGTGTTTATACGACAGAGCATGATTTACAATCTGATTTATATCAAATGGGACATCAACTAGATATGTTGCCCATTACGTCTTATATGTCAAAAAATGACATAGATAACGAATGA
- the mreC gene encoding rod shape-determining protein MreC: MSHFFRNNKLVVLFCAVILFIGLIGLSIRSNVQSVPEQYVSDTASLGQRVFSYPMQLVSGAITHFFYQEQPATNRDKQLEADNQRLQAENKKLKKELDMKDISEYDPVSAAVIARQPDQWINTLVIDKGAKSGIKPNMAVMTSEGLVGQVSKVNQFSSQVNLISTKGRLNRLSVNILHDTDEVFGLIDHYDEKNNRLIISDIDNNDKVKKGDKVVTSGLGDQLPKGLYVGEVEKVENDQYGLSKQVSIKTGANLNQMMHVYVAKRDAKTVVDDEGADE, from the coding sequence TTGTCCCATTTTTTTAGAAACAACAAACTAGTCGTGTTGTTTTGTGCAGTGATCTTATTTATTGGGCTTATCGGATTATCTATTCGATCCAATGTGCAATCAGTTCCAGAACAATATGTAAGCGATACGGCGTCTTTAGGACAGCGTGTTTTTTCTTATCCAATGCAGCTGGTTTCAGGTGCGATAACGCACTTTTTTTATCAAGAACAACCTGCAACAAACCGTGACAAGCAATTAGAGGCGGATAATCAACGTTTACAAGCTGAAAACAAAAAGCTGAAAAAAGAACTAGATATGAAAGATATATCTGAATATGATCCTGTCTCAGCAGCGGTAATTGCACGTCAGCCAGATCAATGGATTAATACGCTTGTCATTGATAAAGGTGCTAAGTCAGGTATTAAACCTAATATGGCTGTGATGACATCGGAAGGTTTAGTTGGACAAGTAAGCAAGGTGAATCAATTTTCGTCACAAGTGAATCTTATTTCTACTAAAGGACGATTGAACCGCTTGTCAGTTAATATTTTACATGATACTGATGAAGTTTTTGGTTTGATTGATCACTATGATGAGAAAAATAATCGCTTAATTATAAGTGATATTGATAATAACGATAAGGTTAAAAAAGGAGATAAAGTAGTCACAAGTGGCTTAGGGGATCAGTTGCCTAAAGGTCTTTATGTTGGAGAAGTTGAAAAAGTAGAAAACGATCAATATGGACTTTCGAAACAAGTGTCTATAAAAACAGGTGCGAATTTGAATCAAATGATGCATGTCTACGTTGCAAAACGAGATGCTAAGACTGTTGTAGATGACGAAGGAGCAGATGAGTAA
- the mreD gene encoding rod shape-determining protein MreD produces MKAVYYFIGALFCFYIDTLLTFISPLQVGHTRLFFIPHLSLLYPMFIAVYGSTSTALMLGTLLGILHDLYFGPIYGVYLFGYLLSILLADKFIKIFFRDHLMVYWMILGSLIFLELFVALIYTVFGLIEFHILSFFIFRVVPTLFLNALLLVFLYFLMKPRLKVKTTIDIK; encoded by the coding sequence ATGAAAGCCGTATATTATTTTATAGGTGCGCTCTTTTGCTTTTATATTGATACGCTTCTTACTTTTATTTCGCCACTTCAAGTAGGGCATACCCGCCTATTCTTTATTCCACATCTATCGTTGTTGTATCCTATGTTCATTGCTGTTTACGGAAGTACGAGTACAGCGCTTATGTTAGGTACTTTATTAGGTATTTTACATGATTTATACTTTGGACCCATTTATGGTGTTTATTTGTTTGGTTATTTACTATCTATTTTACTTGCTGATAAGTTTATTAAGATTTTCTTCAGAGACCATCTGATGGTTTATTGGATGATTTTAGGCAGTCTTATTTTCCTTGAACTTTTTGTTGCTTTAATCTATACGGTATTTGGTTTAATAGAGTTCCATATCCTTTCATTCTTTATTTTTAGAGTGGTGCCTACACTATTTTTAAATGCATTACTATTAGTGTTCCTTTACTTTTTAATGAAACCAAGATTAAAGGTGAAAACAACTATTGACATCAAATAA
- the rplU gene encoding 50S ribosomal protein L21, protein MFAIIETGGKQIKVEEGQEIYVEKLDVNEGDTFTFDKVLFVGGDAVKVGAPTVEGATVTATVNKQGRGKKITVFTYRRRKDSKRKKGHRQPYTKLTIDKINA, encoded by the coding sequence ATGTTTGCTATTATTGAAACAGGTGGAAAACAAATCAAAGTTGAAGAAGGTCAAGAGATTTACGTTGAAAAGTTAGACGTAAATGAAGGAGACACTTTCACTTTTGATAAAGTGCTTTTCGTAGGTGGAGATGCTGTTAAAGTAGGTGCGCCAACAGTTGAAGGTGCAACAGTTACAGCGACAGTTAATAAACAAGGTCGTGGTAAGAAGATTACAGTATTCACATACCGCCGTCGTAAAGACTCTAAACGTAAAAAAGGTCATCGTCAACCTTATACTAAGTTAACTATCGATAAGATTAACGCTTAA
- a CDS encoding ribosomal-processing cysteine protease Prp encodes MVDVDITLNDEGRVTDVVMKGHADFAEHGQDIVCAGASAVLFGSINAIMGLTSERPDIDYDDDGGYFHVRSVDTSNEQAQLILQAMLISLQTIEDEYSDFIKLNLK; translated from the coding sequence ATGGTCGATGTTGATATCACGTTAAATGATGAAGGTCGTGTAACAGACGTTGTTATGAAAGGTCATGCTGATTTTGCTGAACACGGACAAGATATCGTTTGTGCAGGTGCATCAGCTGTACTTTTTGGTAGTATCAATGCTATTATGGGCTTAACATCAGAAAGACCAGATATTGATTATGATGACGATGGAGGGTATTTTCACGTGCGTAGTGTTGATACAAGCAATGAACAAGCACAGTTAATACTCCAAGCAATGTTAATATCTTTGCAGACAATCGAAGACGAATATAGTGATTTTATTAAATTAAATCTGAAGTGA
- the rpmA gene encoding 50S ribosomal protein L27, translated as MLKLNLQFFASKKGVSSTKNGRDSESKRLGAKRADGQYVTGGSILFRQRGTKIYPGENVGRGGDDTLFAKIDGVVKFERKGRDKKQVSVYAVAE; from the coding sequence ATGCTTAAATTAAACTTACAATTTTTCGCATCTAAAAAAGGGGTAAGTTCTACAAAGAACGGACGTGACTCTGAATCAAAACGCCTTGGTGCTAAACGTGCTGACGGTCAATATGTTACAGGTGGTTCTATCTTATTCCGTCAACGCGGAACAAAGATTTACCCAGGTGAAAACGTAGGTCGTGGTGGCGATGATACATTATTCGCTAAAATCGACGGCGTTGTTAAATTTGAACGTAAAGGTCGCGACAAAAAACAAGTATCTGTATATGCAGTTGCTGAATAA